CATTTGCTGCACAGCATAGTAGTATCATCACTACCATCCAAACAAGATGCTTCATTAATTCTTTTTTGATTACTAAATATAAATATGGATCGGGCGTTACAAACATCAAAAAATGTGTTTCCTCAAACGCTATACAGTACACTTACCCGGATGCAAAGATAATATTTCCATTAAATAACAGTAACAGCAAGGAGCAGGATAGAAATAAAAGGGGCTATTGATAAAGTTAAATTATATAAAAATTTTCTCTTTTATGGCATTCTCATAAACCTTTGTGATACCTTCTTCTAAACCAATAGTCGCTTTCCAACCATAACTATGCAGTTTTCCCACATCCATTAGTTTTCTTGGAGTTCCATCTGGCTTACTGGTATCAAAGGCCAGTTCTCCTTCGAATCCGACTATTTTCTTAATTAACAGGGCTAAATCTTTAATACTGATATCCTCACCAACACCAATATTTACAAGCCCTTGATCGTTGTAATGCTGCATCAGGTAGAAACAGGCATCCGCCATATCATCAACATGCAAAAATTCGCGTTTGGGCGTACCCGTTCCCCATAACGTTACTTCAGCCTGGTTACTAACCTTTGCCTCGTGCATTTTTCGTAACATCGCGGGCAAAACGTGCGAGTTATTCAGATCATAATTGTCATTTGGGCCGTATAAGTTTGTGGGCATAACAGAAACAAAATTACATCCATACTGGGCTCTGTAAGCATCACACATTTCTATACCAGCAAGCTTGGCAATGGCATAGGGCTCATTTGTTGGCTCCAATGGTCCGGTTAGCAAATATTCTTCTTTGAGAGGTTGCGGCGCTAACTTTGGATAGATGCAGGAAGATCCGAGAAACATTAACTTCTTGGCACCCTGAAGATGAGCGTGATGGATCACATTATTCTGGATCATTAAATTTTCATAGATGAACTGCCCCCGGTAAGTATTATTAGCCATAATACCACCTACTTTAGCTGCAGCCAGAAAAATATAATCAGGCTGATATTGAACAAAAAAAGCTGCGACTGCGCTCTGGTCTCTCAGGTCAAGATCATTGGAAGTACGAGTAATAATATTAGTAAACCCTTCTCTTTCCAACCGCCTTACAATGGCAGAGCCTACCATTCCCTTATGACCAGCAACATATATCTTATCTGTGGAGTTCATGCCTATTCAAATTGATTTAACACTTTATATCCAGCATCCTTCAATAATTTTTCCCGTTGGAAAAGTTCCACATCAGCAGCCACCATTTCCTTTACAAGGGTGGCCAGATTATATCTGGGTTCCCAACCCAGTTTCGTTTTAGATTTTGTCGGATCTCCTATCAGCAAATCTACTTCTGTTGGGCGAAAATATCTTGGATCTATCGCCACAACTTCCCAGCCAACCGATAGAGGTATATCTTGCCGGCTACAGCTTTTCACATACCCCTTCTCCGCTACCCCTGTACCTTTAAATTCAACTTCCACCCCTACTTCCGAAAACGCCATCCGGATAAAATCCCTTACCGTAGTAGTAATACCTGTTGCAATTACATAGTCCTCCGGTTTTTCCTGTTGTAAAATCAACCACATGGCCTCTACATAATCCTTTGCATGGCCCCAATCACGTCTGGCATCCAGATTCCCCATGAAAAGTTTGTCCTGCAATCCTAATGACAACTTGGCTACTGCCCGAGTGATTTTCCTGGTTACAAAAGTTTCGCCCCGTAGTGGACTTTCATGATTAAACAAGATACCATTACAGGCAAACATATTGTATGCTTCCCGGTAATTGACCGTGATCCAGTAAGCATACATTTTTGCTACCGCATATGGAGAACGCGGGTAAAATGGGGTCTTCTCCGACTGTGGTACCTCCTGCACTAAACCATACAATTCCGATGTGGAAGCTTGATATATCTTTGTTTTTAAAGTCAATCCCAGTAATCGAACTGCCTCCAGTATCCGTAATGTACCAATACCATCCACGTCAGCCGTATACTCTGGTGCTTCAAAGCTAACCTGAACGTGACTCATAGCTCCCAGGTTGTATATTTCATCAGGCTGCACTTCCTGAATAATGCGTATAAGATTCGTACTGTCAGTTAAATCTCCGTAGTGGAGCTTAAAGCGTATATTTTTTTCATGTGGATCCTGGTAGAGATGATCCACTCTGTCTGTATTAAAGAGAGAACTTCTCCTTTTAATACCATGAACTTCATACCCTTTGGTCAGCAATAGTTGAGCAAGGTATGCACCATCTTGGCCTGTAATTCCGGTAATAAGAGCTACTTTCATAAAAAATGATATATTCATTTTTAATTAAAACCATTACTTCGCACCAACTTCCGCCGTAATAGCAGCCAACGTATTGGCGAGGCCCTGGGCAAGCGTATAAGCAGGTTTATATCCACTTTTAATGATAGCAATATTTTCAAACTGTGTGGTAGCGCAAAATTTCTTTACCCTCACAGCACTGATAGGTAATTTCTTACCTGATATTTTTGCCAAAATATCAAATCCAATTCCGCTCATATATCCCATCCAATAAGGGATTCTAATTGATGGCAATTTCTTATTCAAAGATTGTTCTGCTACTTCTACAAGTTCATTCATAGATAAATCAGGTTTATCTGCGTAATTAAAAACATGATAACCTGACATCTTCAAATCAATACAGTATCTTATAAACCCAGCAACATTTTCAACATAAGCCATGGATTTCTTATTTTCCCCTTTGCCTATCATCAAAAATTTGCCAGAAGCAATCTGTTTTAATAAATTATATACGTTTCCCTTGTTACCAGGGCCAAATACTACTGTTGGCCTTAGTATGACCAGGGTTCTATTTTCCGGATCTTTTTTGTACCATTGTCGGAGCACTTCTTCCGCATTCCATTTACTTTTACCGTAGTGATTAAAAGGATCTGCCGGGTACTCTTCAGTGGGATTGTCTTTATTAAGTCCATAAATAGCCACTGAGCTTGTAAAGAAGATCTTATTAATTCCTTTTTCTTCCATTAGCTTCAGTACGTTCTCTGTTCCTTTTACATTCACTTCATTATACAAAGAAACAGGAGCCACATCGTCTCGATGCTCTGCTGCCAATAAAATCACCCAATCACTTTCAGTATCTTTAAAGAGGTATTTCCGTATCTCGTCCGGGTTACGAACATCACCAATATGGGTGAGTGTATTAAATACACGAGAAGTTTGCTTATCTATATTTCTGAATGTTCTTCCGTCCTTTACAAGTCCCTCCCCTAATACTGTTCCGATAAAACCAGATCCGCCAATAACAAAAATCATAAACTAGCGCTTATTTAATTAATGAACGATATAGACTTAAATACTTGTCCTTATTGACTGACAAGTTAAAGTTAGCATCAAAAAAGGGCCTGATTGGGGCTTTATAATTTCTATAATTATTCTTTAAAGCATATATAGCCCGCTGAATATCCTCCACAGAGTTTTCTACCAATAATTCATTGTTTACAACAATTTCCCGACATCCACCAACATTACTCAATATTAAAGGAATTCCCGCTGACATTGCCTCTAGCCCGGACATTGGCAATCCTTCACTTTCAGATATGAGGATGAAGGCATCATAGTCCGCAAAGTTGTCAAAACTTTTGATTTCTCCAAGGAGAAAAACATTTTTAAGGTCGTTAGCCTCCACATATGCCTTAACCTGCCCTTCCTCATTACCACCGCCTACCACGTAAAGATCTGCAAAATCAATCCCCTTCATTGCTGCAACCAGCAAATCCATTCTTTTTGGATGTGAAAATCTCGCGACTGACAGAATTTTTAATTTCCTTCCAGTGCCCTGATCAATAGCAGTGGACTCTCTAAAGGGGTAAATACAATTTTTTAATAAGACTAAATTGTGTTCACCTAATCCAATTTTCTCTATGGCTGTTTGGTAATCCCCAGAAGAAACACAAATAACTTTGTTTCCCACCTTGCCTAAAACATGTTCAATTTTATTTAGGAGAAATGCCAACTTACCTCCATTATACACTGATCCCCATCCATGCGAAACATATATGCTCGCCTTACCAGTGAGCCTGGCCGCTATTCTTCCATATAAACCGGCATTAGCAGAATTTGTAATGATCAGACCAATGCGGTGCTTTTTTATATATTTTATAAGACCCAGCAGGTAGCTTACGCTTATACGACTCTCAATTCTGTCGTCCAAAAAAATGCCTTCTAATTCAGCAGATGCATTTTCAGTCAACCAGCCCTCTTTATTAGTAGCCAAATAAACTTGAAATTGAGAACTGCAGATACTAACTTGCTCTCGGACATATTTCTGAGCTCCTCCTACCTCGCTTTTAGTAATCAAAAATAAAATATTCTCTTTTTTACTCATTTCCGTTACAAAGTTTTCTTATTATTCGCGGCCCAGCCTAACGCATTGTAGCTAATTTCTTTACACTCTTGGAATTTACGGCCTTGCTGTTGCTACCACTGATCTTTATAGTTACCTGAAGGTCGTTAGCTGCCAATTGGGGGGTCCAGGTACCTTCATTTGCACACTGTATGGCATACTCTGGTCTATTATGAAGACTTGCATTCATATCAGCTAATCTAAGATATACTTTATAATTGCCCTCATTAACAGTTGCAGGCACCAATACATTCACATCAATTGTTTGTTTTCCGGGAGTCCAGCCTTTAACATTATCCTTCAACAGCGCTATATACTGTGTATTTCCACTTTCATTACTAAATACCAGTTCTACTTTTTTACCATTGAATGGTGCAGCATACCCTTCATTTGCCAGATTAATGGTTACATGAAATACTGCATTTCGTTGCGCGGAAGAAGGGAAAGTTCCCTTTTCTAATACGAAACGGTATCCCAGTTTCCGTTTAATATCATCAATACATGGCGCCCATCCGGAAAGTACTTTAGGATTGTAAGTACCATTCATGTATGAGTAGTGAAACTGTGCCAACTGTGTTTCGGTTTGTCCCCCCTTAACAGAACAATTATCATAAGGAGGATTAGCTAATGCCGATTCTCCCCCCATAGCTGTATTTCCAGCTTCGTTGCTTGTATAAGACATTAAAACCTCCTTCGTATTAGATGCTTTTGCATTCACTGAAATATCATAAGATTTAAAAGTCCCCATGTCATCGTTACTTGATAAAAAAGCATCATTATGAAAACCAATACGCGATTTCATTTGTGGCTTCTTCATTAATAATAGATAATCCTGTTTCATGGTTGGATATCTCACTTGAACAATCAGAGGGGCTGGTAGTGCTTTCAAATACGCATCCAATAGGCCTGCCCGGTCTTTTAAGTTTTGTTGAGAGGTACCACCAGGTGTACCATAATAATCTGTATAATATCCCTCTCCCCAGAGGCCGATTAGTCCCATTTGGGCAATAGCAATCACATCTTTATTCTTTTGAAATACAGGAGCTAACTGTTGAAGATGTTGCTGGGCCATATTTAATGGAGCATCCTTATATGGTGGCTTATAGCCGGCACTGGGTGAAAAATTGTAAGCAAACCGTATAATACATTTCATACCAGCCTGCCTTACTGCATTGAAGTCGTTATCTATTTGCTGCAATAGTTCTGCGGTTAGAGGCATATTCTGAAATCCATCCAAAACAAATATTCGGAGGATCAATGATGACTGTACCTTAAAGGGCGCTCCCTTAAAGGGCTCATAGCTATCTCTATAATTCTGTAAATCACTTGCTTTTAAGGGTACATAATTAGCGGCATTGGTAAGAATCGGATAATAAAATCCACGTTCTGGATTGAGTATCTCTGCACTACTTGGTCTATATATTACTACTTGCTGTGCTTTCCCAGGAAGAAAAGTAACAACAGCCCATATGAACGAAAACAAGAAAACAACATGCTTCATTTCCATAAGAAAATTTCAATTTAGTTTAATAATTTGTTATATAAACTAAGATGCTCATCCCCAATTTTTCCAATATCAAAATCCTTTGCTATCCTATCTCTTACTTTGCTGCTTTGTTCGCTGTATGTGTTATAATTTTTCATTACCAGCTCCATGCAGGCGGCTATTGATTCAGGCGTCTGTTTCGTAAATACCACTTCTTCAGGAGAGAAAAATTCGGGAATACTCCCCACCGCCGTGGAGATTACAGGTAACCCGCAGGCAAATGCTTCTAATATTGATATCGGAAGCCCTTCCCATAGCGAAGTCAACATAAAACAATGACATTGATTCATCAAAAAGGAAATATCGCTTCGGTAGCCAAGGAGTTTAACAATATTCTCCAGGCCATAACTGGCAATACGCGTTTTCAAATCTCCTTCCAGCTCACCAGTACCTGCAAACAACACTTGAAATTCATATCTGTGCTTTAACATACTAGCAGCCTCTACCATGCTTTTATGATTCTTGACTTCATCAAGTCTGGCCACAGACACAAAGGTAAACTTCTTATTTTTACTACCAACCTGGCTATAATCAGACAATTTAACACCATTGGGGATAATGTAAGTATACTTTTTCTTATAGATCCAACTCTTCATCTGACCAGAGAATATTATATCGGCAGCTCTTAACATTTTGGTAAATCCAACTATATATTCACGGAATACAGACCCAATATTAAAGCTATGAGATGTAAAAACTACTTTTACATTGCTCTTTATAAACTTGATGGGTATTGCATAAATAATAGGGTGAAACATGTGACAATGCAGTATGTTGACATTTCTTTCCTTAATAAGTTTATATAACCTGAAAATTGATTTAAAAAAAGAAGAGAAACTTTTATTTACCCCTAAAAAGATCACTTCTATTCCTGCTTTATCAAACTGAGAAAGTAATTTATTGTCATTCGTTATAGAAACAACGATTAGCCTAATCTTTTCACTTTGGACAGCGCTCAAATCCAGAACAGCCCGTTCTGCTCCCCCCACATTTAATCCTGTTACCAAATGTATAACACTTAAATTTCTACTATTGCTCATATAGCCTCATGTATTTTTCTGCAGTAATGGCAATGTTGTATTTATTATTAAATTCCTGAATACAATTTTGTTTAATAGCCGTTTTATCTATTGTTTTTAAGCCCATCGATATGGCTTTATAATATTCGTCCAAGCTTAAATCGTTACTCAGGAAACCTGTTTTCCCATTCTCCAGCATTTCCATAATTCCCCCAACAGGAGTAGATACTGGTACGCATCCAGCAGCCAATGCCTCAATCAGAGAAATAGGCATCCCTTCAAAAATACTTGAAAGCGCAAAGATATCTGCCGCATAAAGAAAATCTGATATGTTTTTCTGAGATCCCATGAAATACACCTGATCAGTCTTCTTCAAAAGAAGTTCTTTATACAATTGCTTATCTATGACACTTCCTATAATAAACAAAAAACATTTTTTCTCATTTTCAATATTAAACCGATTAACCGCATCAATTAATAGTGCCTGGTTCTTCGCTGGAGCAATACGCGCCACATTTACAATCACGAAGGCACCCGCTGTATCAACCGGAAATAATTCTTCTCTTTTCTTTCTTACTATTGGCTCTTTTACCGGCGTTCTTCCATTTTCTATCAGACAATCATTCGCCAAGCTGTAACATTCCCTAAAAGACGAAGAGCTTGCCTGGGAAATGGTAACGGGCTTTATTAACGATTCCGCGTACAACCATTTCCTGATCTTTCTTACATTCGCTGAATCACATTCTTTATAGGCATCGTTATGGAGTGTGTGAAAATAGGCGACCTTCTTGTTCGCCATCTTATAGCACACTGCATATTCCAATGCATTGATATGAGTATGAACAATATCAGGCTTTATTTTTGATAACAGCTTTGTTAACTTTATCAACACCAATGGATCAAAAGATTTCTTCTTTTTCAGTGAATGATAGATTACACCAGAACTCAGTTCTTCCAGAAAAGTTGCCGTTAGGTCATTGTCAAATAGTGATATAAGATATATTTCGCAATTGCCCCTAATTGCCAACTCGTTACACAAATCAACAACAAATCTCTCCGCTCCACCTTTGACCAAACTAGGTATTATATGGACTATTTTTTTCTTTTGCATACTTCGTTAAGATTCCGGACCCAACAAATATTAAAATAAAATAATCTATCTTAAAAAACAATGTCCGCTGATACAAGAGCAATAATATGAAAATCAATGAAATAACACTAAAAACCAGTTGTTTCCTCCAATGTTGAATTAAAATAATGAGTAACAACATGTAACTAACAATTACTATTCCCTTTTCGTATATAGTTATCCGGTAGGACAATCCCGATGCACCAAACTCCTCTGTCACTGAATTTTTCCCTTTGCCAAACAACAGCTCAGTTCCTCCGTTGGCCATCAACTTGTCATATGCATTATTAAACCCCTCTAATATATCCCTGTTATCGACAACGCCAATGATAAGACCATTTTCCCACTTAAATCGATTGTAGACCGCAAATTCAAACAACGGTATTTCTTTCAGCTGATTCAAAATCGCAATTAGAGTGAAATAGAAGACTATAAATGCAGCAATTACGGTAAATATTTTTCTTATCCGTTGCCGATTTGATAGATCCCGGATATCTGAAAAATAATATAGTATTGGAAAGGTGATTATAAAGAAAAGTGATACAGAAAGGACGCCGGCAATAATATAGGCAAGATACTCCTTTTGACTTAAGAACCGCCTGTAATACAACACTACAATTGCTGCTAGTGAACCAACTACACCGGGTTCGTCAAACACAGAGGAGAACCTAAAACGCACTGTATCCTGTGTATAATACAAGAAGAAATAATTCTCATAACTTCTTTTGTCGAGGTCTCTTACATAATTTAGGTGCGGAAGTGAAATGACGTTAATTAACAAGTAAATTAGAAACCCTGGTATAAAAAGATAAAGGATCAGACGTAGATAAGTTTTAACAACGTAAGTCTGATACTCTTCTTTTAATAACAAAAAACTGACTATCGGCAATGTAGAAGAAAATAGATACTGTATAGAGGCCGGTAAGGATTTCTCGTCCCATACATTCCAAACCAGGGGTATTGCCATAACAGCCCATATATACTTTTCTATTTTATTCTTTCTGACTAGAAAAAATATTGCCGGGATGTTGATTAACTTAAGTCCATATGTGAACAACTTACCAGGCAAAGGATCATTCCACATTACAAATGAATCCAGGAAAGCAATTATAGCCAGATTAAAAGATATGGCTGTATATATATTGATCTTGTAGCTCTTAAGACCCACCAATTAGTTTCATTTAATGCTTCGATATTGTTCAATAATTAATCCCAAATCAACCAAATACATAGCTTATTTTTCTTAAATTTAAATATCCGGTGGATAAAGTTAAGGAAAAACAAGAAGATAATAAGTTAAGAAAATAGTACCTATTACATCTAGGATAGGGTCGACGTCTGATCAAAGAAAGCAAGTCTTCTTCTTTCCTTAAATTCTACACCAATCAAGGGCATGTACATATCTTCAGACACTCTCTTTCCTTTCCATTGAATGATAAAATTCCGGATTTCATCGATATGCTCTGATACATTGTTAGCATAGCATCCAATATTTAATGCAAAGGGCACATCTTTAAAATCAGTATCATCGTATCCAATAATTATTGGAAGCCCCCAGCTCAGATATTCTCTTACTTTAAGTGGACATGCTTCCTTCATTCCCTTTCTGTATAGGGCCAACGTACCAATGCCAATATCCATATTCTGGTATAGTTCAGAAAGTTCCTGTTTATTCAGGTAACCATAAAAATGGACGTTGCTTTGAGCCGGATGATCATCATCGTAAAATCCCACTATATGAAAATTGAATTCGGGAAGCAGGGCTGCCATATGGACAACGGCGTCTTCACCTTGCCAGGGCTGCCCCGGAGAACCAACAAAAATAAGATCTATGCTCTTTTTTGTACTATTTGAAGCAGTTATTTTATTAATGGGCCTGATACCATTAGCAATGACCTCTATTGGCTTTTTATAAGCATGAAACTGTTGACCGATTTCGTTTGTTACTGTAACAAATCCCTTAACAGCATTAATAATCCTTTTTCTCCCGTACTTATAGATCAATTTATTAATCAGGCTGTAGGATAATTCTATCTCTTTGAGATCCAAAGAATTTACCTCCATTATAGAAGGAAAAGATCTTAATATTTTATCAAGATAAGGAAACCACATCCCCCCCTGTCTGTAATAAATGATTTCCGGTTTTATCTCCTTCAGATACTGAAGTACTTCCTGAAAAGACAGCGCCTTACCTATAAATGTCCTTAATGAATTGAAATATAATAGAGATAATCTACTGCGTTCAAATACCCTGAGATGTCGAACATCTATCAAAAATTTATTATCTGTCCGATAGGAAGTAAAACACACGAACACCTCATTCCCTTCACTCTCCCACATTTTTACCTGCATCTCCACCTTGTTCAACACTCCACTATTAGATACTATATCCCAATCCAATAAATAGGCAATTTTCATCAAAAAACATCAATAAGCTTTTTCGGATCACCGGACTTATGTGATGCTGCAAAAATATATCACTTTTTCAAATTGCCATCTAAAATAGCATTCCGCTAACCGATATTCGCCAGTTTCTATCTTTTAATGCAATCCACAATCACACTAATTATGAAAGAAGATTTATCTTTATATGTGCCCACTAAATCTTCTACATAGATGATATTACAATCTCCCATCAACAATATCACGATCTAAAACTGATTTCGTGTCAAAAACAATTGTATTGTGATCATTTCTCAACAAATTGAAATCCATTTTTAGAAATTCGTTGTGCGCCACTGCCAATATAATGGCATCATATTTATCATTGAGCTTTCCTGTCAGCTCAATTCCATATTCATGCTTTACTTCAATGGGATCTGCATGCATATCATACACATAAGTTTTTATTCCGAATTGACATAGCTCTTTATAAATATCGACTACCCTGGAGTTTCTAATATCCGGGCAATTTTCTTTAAAGGTAACTCCAAGAATTAACGCTTTGGCTCCATCAATTTTGTGTCCTTTTTTAATCATTAACTTAACTACCTTGTTGGCAACAAACATTCCCATATTATCATTTACTCTCCGCCCGGAAAGTATAACCTGCGGATAATATCCCATCGCTTCTGCTTTATGCGCAAGATAATACGGGTCTACACCAATACAGTGGCCTCCAACTAAACCAGGTTTAAATTTAAGAAAATTCCATTTAGTTCCGGCAGCTTCAATAACCTCAGTTGTATCAATTCCGATACGGTCAAAAATCAGCGCCAGCTCATTGACAAAACTAATATTAATATCTCGTTGAGCATTTTCAATAGCTTTAGATGCTTCTGCAACCTTAAGACTGGATGCTTTATGGGTTCCTGCCGAAATAATACTCTTATACAAATTATCAACAACTTCTGCTATTTCCGGAGTAGAGCCAGATGTAACTTTTCTAATCTTTGTTAATGTGTTGACTTTGTCTCCCGGATTTATTCTTTCTGGTGAATACCCGCAATAAAAATCTTTATTAAATTTCAGTCCTGAATATTTTTCCAATACAGGAACACATTCTTCTTCCGTACATCCTGGGTATACAGTAGACTCATAAATAATAATATCCCCTTTTTTAATAACCTCTCCAAGCATTTTTGATGCTCCCAATAAAGGTCTGAGATCAGGCGCTTTATATTGATCTATTGGAGTAGGAACTGTTACAATAAACACATTATACGCCTTAAGCTCACTTGATTCACTTGAAAATCGAATGCCTGAACCATTCCCGTCTCTTTTTACTATCAGTTTTTTCAGCTCATTCACATCAGCTTCCAGAGTGTGGTCTTCTCCTCTGCTCAATTCGGCTATTCGGGATTCATTTATGTCAAATCCAAGCACATCATATTTTTTCCCGAATTCCAGAGCCAGTGGCAGCCCAACATATCCCAGCCCAATGATGGCAATTTTTTTATTGTAATTCTGATTCATAAAGAAAGATGCAAATTTAGATTGGTTCAGCTCATAATTTCTTTGTAGATCCTGTAGAACAAAAGTGTTAGTGAAGTCAGGAATCCACCAAGGATAGCTCCAATTACAATTCCCTTTAGCTCACCTAATTTCTTAATTTCCAGAGGTAATATTGGTCTATCGATGATTTGTATTACTGGCATTTCGCGCGCCATTGCAATTTTGCTAAGTTCTAAGTTTTTAACAACTTCGCCATATAAAGTTTGAAGCACTACTTTGTCGCGTAAAGCCAGCTCTGTACCAACACTAGCTACCTGCTTCGCCGGATTAACATTTAAGTCCTGTACACTAGCTGCCGAATAGGTTTTACGGTCAAGTAGTATTCTCATTGAATCTGCCTGCAATTGCAGTCGATCAACATTGGCTTTTGTTTTCTGTGTTTTAGTATCTATATAGAAATCAATTGCTTCCTTTACCAGGGCTTCTGTCATCCTTAGAGAAAATGTATCGACGGGTGAAACCACTTCAACAGATATAAAACTTAATTTTTTATCTACTTTCTCAACTTTCAGATTGTTTTTCACTATTATTTTCCGGATGGCATTGAGAACGCTATCCTGATCTAGTGTAAATGCACTCCTTTTCTCATTAAGAGGGAACTGAACATCGAACGGCTTTTTCTGCTTACTCCATGCTTTCCTTAGATTACTAAATCTGATAAAGCACTCCGCTAATGTCATTTGTTTATTCTGATATTGTACAGGGGATAAGAGTGCTCTTTCAACAATAAGGCGGGTTTTGAGAAACTCCATGATATTATCACCTGCGAACAAACTTCCACCACTACCATTATTAAGGTCAATTCCAAATTGACTAGCCAATCCTGAATAAGCACCAAGAGGGCTACTGGAATTATCCTCCAAAACAAAAGTCAGATCTGCTACATATTGAGGCTTAGACCGCAACGCAGATAATAACCCCAAAACAGCGCCTAAACAGGTGATTCCAAGGATTAGAAATTTCTTCTTCCAAAAGAATCTGCTCCATTCCTGTATTTTTATGATTAGCTCTTTCAGAGAAATTTCATCTGCTCCGCCTTTATCCGTTGCTTGTTCCTTACCTTGTTCCATTAAAAAAACTTTAATTTTAATAATTTTATTTTGCTCTGGTAAGAATTGTAACAATTATCAAGGCGATTGAAGCAATACTGCTGCCTAATCCGATAAGCTCCTGGCTGGTCAATGGTCTTTTCTCTCTCTTACTTGGTACATACACCTCTGCACCTGGTTTCACTTTGGGATATTTGTTGAAAAGAAATATTTTCTTAGTGCTTTTGACCTCTCCGTTTGGATATACAATATAACTACGCCTCTTTAGTGCAGACGAAGTAAATCCGCCCGATCCCCGTATGTAATCTCTAAAAGAATAAGATTTGTCGTAACGAATTTTCTTGGGAAAATAAATTTCACCAAACAATTGGATCGTCTGCAATTTTTTCGGGACCTTTAAAACATCGCCCTCTTCCAATAACAAATCATATTTGGAACCAGGTTTTTTCACCACATTCTCAAGATTAATACCCAATAACTGATATTTTCTTTGCATCATGTTTCTGACACTTGAAATAACCGAACTATCTTCCAGCTTATTATAGAAAAGAGCTAATTTGTTATTTAGCAATGCACTGTCGCTACTGTTGATATATGTTTTTCTTAGTAGCAAAGCCCCCTCAGGGAAAGCCTCTTCTCTCAGCCCTCCTGCCCGCTTGATAACATCCGAAATCCGTTCACCCTTA
The genomic region above belongs to Chitinophaga sp. 180180018-3 and contains:
- a CDS encoding DUF4832 domain-containing protein codes for the protein MEMKHVVFLFSFIWAVVTFLPGKAQQVVIYRPSSAEILNPERGFYYPILTNAANYVPLKASDLQNYRDSYEPFKGAPFKVQSSLILRIFVLDGFQNMPLTAELLQQIDNDFNAVRQAGMKCIIRFAYNFSPSAGYKPPYKDAPLNMAQQHLQQLAPVFQKNKDVIAIAQMGLIGLWGEGYYTDYYGTPGGTSQQNLKDRAGLLDAYLKALPAPLIVQVRYPTMKQDYLLLMKKPQMKSRIGFHNDAFLSSNDDMGTFKSYDISVNAKASNTKEVLMSYTSNEAGNTAMGGESALANPPYDNCSVKGGQTETQLAQFHYSYMNGTYNPKVLSGWAPCIDDIKRKLGYRFVLEKGTFPSSAQRNAVFHVTINLANEGYAAPFNGKKVELVFSNESGNTQYIALLKDNVKGWTPGKQTIDVNVLVPATVNEGNYKVYLRLADMNASLHNRPEYAIQCANEGTWTPQLAANDLQVTIKISGSNSKAVNSKSVKKLATMR
- the gmd gene encoding GDP-mannose 4,6-dehydratase, yielding MKVALITGITGQDGAYLAQLLLTKGYEVHGIKRRSSLFNTDRVDHLYQDPHEKNIRFKLHYGDLTDSTNLIRIIQEVQPDEIYNLGAMSHVQVSFEAPEYTADVDGIGTLRILEAVRLLGLTLKTKIYQASTSELYGLVQEVPQSEKTPFYPRSPYAVAKMYAYWITVNYREAYNMFACNGILFNHESPLRGETFVTRKITRAVAKLSLGLQDKLFMGNLDARRDWGHAKDYVEAMWLILQQEKPEDYVIATGITTTVRDFIRMAFSEVGVEVEFKGTGVAEKGYVKSCSRQDIPLSVGWEVVAIDPRYFRPTEVDLLIGDPTKSKTKLGWEPRYNLATLVKEMVAADVELFQREKLLKDAGYKVLNQFE
- a CDS encoding glycosyltransferase, with amino-acid sequence MSKKENILFLITKSEVGGAQKYVREQVSICSSQFQVYLATNKEGWLTENASAELEGIFLDDRIESRISVSYLLGLIKYIKKHRIGLIITNSANAGLYGRIAARLTGKASIYVSHGWGSVYNGGKLAFLLNKIEHVLGKVGNKVICVSSGDYQTAIEKIGLGEHNLVLLKNCIYPFRESTAIDQGTGRKLKILSVARFSHPKRMDLLVAAMKGIDFADLYVVGGGNEEGQVKAYVEANDLKNVFLLGEIKSFDNFADYDAFILISESEGLPMSGLEAMSAGIPLILSNVGGCREIVVNNELLVENSVEDIQRAIYALKNNYRNYKAPIRPFFDANFNLSVNKDKYLSLYRSLIK
- a CDS encoding GDP-L-fucose synthase yields the protein MNSTDKIYVAGHKGMVGSAIVRRLEREGFTNIITRTSNDLDLRDQSAVAAFFVQYQPDYIFLAAAKVGGIMANNTYRGQFIYENLMIQNNVIHHAHLQGAKKLMFLGSSCIYPKLAPQPLKEEYLLTGPLEPTNEPYAIAKLAGIEMCDAYRAQYGCNFVSVMPTNLYGPNDNYDLNNSHVLPAMLRKMHEAKVSNQAEVTLWGTGTPKREFLHVDDMADACFYLMQHYNDQGLVNIGVGEDISIKDLALLIKKIVGFEGELAFDTSKPDGTPRKLMDVGKLHSYGWKATIGLEEGITKVYENAIKEKIFI
- a CDS encoding NAD-dependent epimerase/dehydratase family protein, yielding MIFVIGGSGFIGTVLGEGLVKDGRTFRNIDKQTSRVFNTLTHIGDVRNPDEIRKYLFKDTESDWVILLAAEHRDDVAPVSLYNEVNVKGTENVLKLMEEKGINKIFFTSSVAIYGLNKDNPTEEYPADPFNHYGKSKWNAEEVLRQWYKKDPENRTLVILRPTVVFGPGNKGNVYNLLKQIASGKFLMIGKGENKKSMAYVENVAGFIRYCIDLKMSGYHVFNYADKPDLSMNELVEVAEQSLNKKLPSIRIPYWMGYMSGIGFDILAKISGKKLPISAVRVKKFCATTQFENIAIIKSGYKPAYTLAQGLANTLAAITAEVGAK